The segment gggccactggccttTGCGATGATCTTATGAAACCGAACGAAGGAGGAAAGTCAATACTGAAAAAGATCGATGCAACTGATAAAACATGCAACGGTCATGTACAGGAGTTACATGTAAAGTTATATCTGTGCAATCTAAAACTCAGGTCCAAAGTCCGACGCCTCAGGCGGCTCGGATCAGCTGTCCTAACTCggttcccttttaaaattttcgtCTTATCAAAGTGAACGCATATGGTCGGTAGTTTATAACACGATTACATGTTCATGTataaaaactgtgtaccataattaattttaccaaaCAGTTGTTACATTCAAAACACTTCTGTCAAATTATGGTAAATTTTAGTAACTTTGTGTTTATTAAAGAAATCGTAAACGTTGTTGTAATTGTCTTTGAATTAcatgaaatttattgaataataattaactaatttcaagtctgtatatatttaatattcataaaaagatttttacGTTTAAGCAACGTACTTACTGATAACgttactgtttaaaaatgtatttcaccaTTTAGTTAATACCTTAACGGAATATTGGCGTTACGAATTTCTTTGTAATACTTTGGTTCGTTTGTTTAAAATGCTTTTATCTTGTTATTTTGAACTAGGATCGAGAACTAGTTATTGATCCACTGATAACAGCCTTTCCCTATGAGGAAAGGCAGTTATTCTCTATGCGTGTTAGAGAACAGAGGTGTGGTAGCTCCGTTTacctgttaattatttttttaattggattaTAATTGTTTTGCATTTCGTGATCAGTATTTCAACTGCTTTTGTATTCTGGCTAATAGTGACAGCGTCCTAATGGAATTTTTTATCCTCACTTCAGTTTAGATCTCGTGATCGGTTATAGTGAGGTTTGAAACTGCTGTAATCAACTGAATTATTAACTTCTGAACACTACTTGTAAATTGAATAGTACATTACTATTTCgtgaatatgtttatatataattgacGTCAATGATATTGGCTGTTTCTTCTATACAACACTGTATATTGCATCTTCCACATATTTCAAGAACATTCGTCTAGAGACTTGCTGTATtcataaggtttaaaaaaatgtatattgaaatacTCAGAAACTATTAGTTTACATTGTTTGTTttccaaaactttaaattactgGTATTGTAGATGTTTCATCTTGGCTCTCACAAGTATTTCAGAACACCTGCCAGAACCTTTGCTTCATTAGAACCACCCAAGGGGCTGAAACCTACAACATTAACTTCTTATCAGAGATGAGGCTGTGCTCTTGCTTATTTCCATAGACATAAGTGGATCGGTGGGACAGCTCTTGTGACGGTACAGTATCATGACTGCGGCCCGTATTATAGTCTTCCACTTCTCCGCCGAGAGATGGCCTTCAACTTCAAACTCAAATTCCTCAATAACAATTTGACTtatcataaaaatgaaaataccaaATGACTTTACAAAGTATATATTGAACACTGTAGGTTTCGGAACAAGAAAACATTTTCTGTAAGGAcctaatttacaaaaatatatttgtctatTGAAATGCACCAAAGTCTTCAATCTGTGCTAAAGTTCTAGGCAATACCTCTCGATAATATTTGCTCTTAAAATTCTGTGTAAAACAGTACATAAGGGCGTCGTTAGTCTCCGGTGTTGTGACATCCTGTACACATTGCGGATCTGCCATTGCTACTCCTAGCAGGCCTTGCGTGACCTGAATCGCAAACGGAGCCTTGGCTTTCATCTCAAGATCAAAGTCTTCTTTTGAAAGAGCCTCATTACACTGTAGCTCAGACAGAGTCGTGTTCAAAGTTTGTCGGTAAACTTCAAAAAGCTCTTCTCGGTGGTGATCTCGAACGACCTCGTTGGCGCTGCTAAACCAGAATAAAATAATGTCCAACGCAAACGAGTTCAAATGGCTCAGTTGGAAATCAACCAATTTGACATCTACAACATCGCCAGTGTCGTTGTACTTGAACATGATATTGTTGGTCCAGGTATCACCGTGGTTTAGGACTAATAGTCCATCCCCAGGTGTCGTGATCTCGACCATTTTATCCCAGAAACGAATGGAAATTTTACGAATCATTCCAACAAAGCGCTCACAATCTTCCAGTTTCTCGACGGTATCAACATGTCTGTTCATTATAGTTATTGTTTGCTCCTGCATTGTTAGTTTTGAACCCTCAGGGTCATCTTTTGGGAAGAATGGGTGCAGCCTGAACTCCTCAAACAGCTCGGGGTGTCTCTGCTGTGCTAACACCGACAAGGCATGAAATCTCGCTAGACTCTCGAGGAAACGATGGCAATGAACAAAGTCCAGCTGTTGCAACCTGTCTGCCATCTTATATCCATTTTCCCGAAGATCTTCCAGCACTAGAAAACTCTTCAAAGGGCAAAGGAACGGTGTTGCTGATATCCTCATGCTATGTAAGGCATACATCTTCGGAAGAATTTCATTGTACACTTTAAGCTCCTGTGTGTTTACTCTCATTTTTTCCATTACCTCCCGTACAAATCCAGACTCCAGTGGGGTTTTGATGATGAGAGATACAGTCTTAACTCGATCAGTCTTGTACTCCACGCTGACTCTGAACAGATGACTCAGATAGTTAGCTCCTGGTGGAACAGCACGCTGGCATCTGTATTTGATCACTTTCACTTCCTTGGCTCCATCCTCCACTGACCGCAGGACTTGGGCAAGATAATTATCATTCAGCCAATAAGGATTGAGACTATCCATTGCGTATCTGGAAATATAAAATTCCTTAAGATTATAGACCCATAAAGTTACAGTATAACAAGGAAAATACCATAACTAATGAAATACTTAGTGAAATCTGAATCAAATACACACCGGATAAATAACAGTGCaccaattataatataaattaacacataaCATACTTTATTTTGAGTGCATTAACAATATCTTAGTGGATATTATGTGGACCACATGTGATATTTGAATATGGCTTATTATAAGACTTTCATCGTAGTATTACACATCTCGTGCATTCATCTAAATAAAGTCGATGGACCTAACTGGTTTGACAGAAAagagcttttaattttttctacGTAATGGGTCGTCTTATGAAATTCATGTTATCTAATTTTGAGCTTTTTCTTAATATGTTTGCACTATAGGatcttatatattcttaatatcTATTACGACTGTGTACCCAGATGAACAAAATTGTTCGTACCTCAATAATTTCGAATACTTCTTcgtgatttaatttatttataatcattttcaatttaaaatcttaaaattttatgatTCGCGAAATGTCAATCAAACGTTATTCTTTCTGACTgccattacaattattttacatgtgaaatgacaaataatacttaaaaaagcTGGAGGACATGGCCATCTTTGAAATCTCCCAGTCCCAACATGTTCCTGCCTGTAGGAACTCCCAGGATCTAAGAACTTCCCGCCCTAATGGAGCTCCCGGCTCATGGAAAGTTTAAAGAAagtgtttaatttagtatttttatgtgtgATACAATATAAGTATTTACGATATATTACACTTTTAACATTAGTATTttacaacaacaatattattgtttaatattgaaatagataatataaataataagttgtaATTTCTACTAACTCTTGACAGCTGACTTCGAGTTAACAACTTATGGTAGAGCAATATAACGACAAAGTTTAAAGACACTTTCTATACAAAACCCTCCACAGGATCCAAAATTAGAAAAAGAAACCAATTATCCACATTTAAAGATTTAACACAAATGTTGGCTACTGAGCAGCTGAATGATCTAAAATCGTTTCGTACTACTGAAGAAgagcctataaaaatatttgtgacaaCCTTCATGGATCAAAGCTAAAGGTTTTGATAAAATATgatctttacaaataaaatttacagatgacttgaaataaaaaaaactatatacggaccaaaaaaaaaattacatggcCCGATTTTGTACTTTAGAaggttatttattgaaattaagatGCACgataaaagttaaaaagtagAAGACTACAATGCTTCAATGTTCAAGCTACCCAGAGACTAAGAAAGGACAGGACTATGACCACTGTTCAAAAGGCTCAACGATCCTGGAATTTCAACGTTAATAAATGTTAAGGACAAAAAGGTTCATGTTGCAGGcttaaatatagtattaaaaaataaagtcttGACGGCCCTATGAACAAAATGCCTAGGAATCCGTTTCTTCAGGGACCTGAGCTTTGAGAGttgaaaatatatgtgtataataaGAGAACCAGATAAATGGTaatgaatagttaaaaaattcCAAGGCCAGGAAACTCAGAGAAACGTGAGATTCTTAAAATTAGAGATATAGGAAATCCACAAAAGGAAAACACATAATGAATGTAAGAACTGCATGCCAGAAGCACATAGACGTTTACCTTGCATACCTGCAAACGTAATTCTAATAATTGTAAGTTAACcctaaatttatgaaataaaatagaaaatcttaCTGCCAGAAAAATATGATGAGCTTAACCGGAGATTGTTGTCGGAACTGGCATAACAAGTTCCCGCTGATAAAATTGTTATTCCTTATTATCTGCAAGGTTATTACCAACTTTAGACAACTAATCTgagaaagtaaataattactttacatgTAATCAGTAGGAACTCTACTTAAGTCTTAACATTGCGTAGTGGCGTAACTTGGCCATGGCTAAGGAATAAGACtgcataaatgtaaattttagttaattaggTTGtgccgttattatagtacatattatttataaagtctggagctaattttatataaatcagaacaacttttcggaaatacttaatttattccgaattttaaatttcactcaaaatttaacaaagttttacaaaatcttgatttgcgtttcttaaaaatttctctcaatcagtcaaatctaatttagagtctgatcaaaattaaaaatgaaactataaaGGTACACTTcaccaaaatggtttaaattaacaaaataaaataaaaagttctcttcttaaattattcaaaatcaaaatcacacaatgcttgatgtaaactttaggatcaaaatctaatttacaatacttcaaaagttgaattaattatcagactctgttatatggcaaaatttagaaaatttaacacaacagtataaaacaaaagacgttaaactaaacgctggtacgggacttactactttgaagactatggaggctgaaaaactatttcgcactaaaaaaaagaaatttaaaacttgacttaaaacacaccgggtaaaaattaactctatatcccaaaagtataggaatagaggaagtaTTATGGCTTCTGAACTGCACGTGTAGACGCTCTGCACTCGACTTGAAGACTACCCCTCCCTCTTCaaaccaaccggctcgggaacctatcaccgttgacatctctaacagctggagaggtcaaaccaacaaaataatgtccacgcaccgcgtctagttaacatagagcctacttcctaccgcgattcatcagaatgattataactacggtacatATCTTTCCCTACCCCGAAGctgaaatcacggtaggaacctaaaccatTCAAACTTTCATCCCAGTCTAAATACAATAGGTTCCCTCCAcattcacacttttaaataacaatgtttggTACTTAGCACTACGTGGAGGCCGTGGTCCGTAGTCCAAGGGTGATGTGGTACGGTTGCCCGATGTCCAATAGGGGTCCAGATGTACGCGTTCTCCGTTGGGTAGCCATCGCGGAGGGACGTGACGGGCGAGGGGGTTGAGGCTCAGCTTCCCCAATGACCAGGTGGCCGTGAAGTCCGGTGGCCTTGGTGACCTTGTGGTTGACCGGTTCTGTTTCAATAGTACatctgctacctgctcctccctTCAGAcgatctaataacaatttcagcccgcgaggcatttAGCTCTCGGAGGACattcattttacatattttccctccgtataattgtatggctgtcagtctttcacggtgttcttaatattatacgcctgcgccagtgtcacgaatgtaaaccattaccggattttgttatttaatcatcCCGTGTAAGATGTAtcaaccagccagaagtgaacccgcTGGGGACCTTGGAACATTATAACCAACTCGGTTCACATCGACTCTGAAATTCCTTTAGTATACGtcagaattttgaaaataagtcaaagaaatgtaattatatcaaagcttataagtttatgttttatatagcaaataatataatgaattatattatttattaataaagttaattcgctgttaaaatttattactagtgaatgtttgaacccttttcgaCTGAAAAGAGCCTTGAAAAGAATATGTGGTACTACTATTAAAGACACAGTTTATTACGGTATTCAAAATATGGGTTTGCTAGGAGTGgccataaaattttattaatttaatttaattattttaactaatattttagaatGAAAGTATATTTCTGAAATTGAATAGGATTTGTGAAGCATGGGCACTAATCCTATTTAACATGTAGGATACTGCTTGAACATTTTCTTAGCTGTTCAATTAGTAAACTGCCATAAGGAAGTACATGAACAAAAACAATTGGGTCACTCAGCATGTTTGCAGATGTAGCCAATGTATGCCAAGAACACTTTAACAAAATTCTCTCCAGggacaataaatatttcattacttttacaGCGAAAAATCTGTAGGCGCAACACACAGTAGTGTAGCGGGCGGTATCTTAAAATCAGCAGGCGTCTCAATCTTCATGCTAACAAGTTTGCAGATATTGCACGGGCAACGAAAAATTGTAGTTGACAGTACAAAGGTCTGTATCGAAGGGACCAATAAGATATCCTGAATTTCAAAGAAGattcaataaattatgaataattttcaaaCTGTTCATCTGTATCGTGTTCAAGGTCAAGtttaaaactctttattcaagtcaacatttcaatacataaatGTCACAGATCCCAATGCACCTCACGGGGCGTAAAGTAGtttatagtaacatatttacaagttttgaaactttttgtagTCCAGCAGCAGTCCATTTCGGTCTTCCATCACAATTAATTTTCAACACAATAGGAAAAAAAAGAGAACATTGAGAAAATTCTATTTCACAAACATATAACTATTTTCAGGTTAatcattatatacaaattatgaataaagaagCTACATTTTGACAACAacaatcaacaaaatatttttgccaTGCCaggtaataacaattttacaactaTGTACTAGGCAGGTCTATATCGGTAAATTAACTATGAAAAATACCagtttaagtaaaaatatcagtaacattaatataataataacaagtttataattttatacatttggaAGCAAAAATGCCTTTAACgataaaatgaactatttataaataattaacaataaaaatagcaataacgtttaaataataatacaaatttcattaataaggaataaactataaagaaataacaataaaataatataactaaagcaacgtaacaaataaacattataaattaaaaacagtataaaatataaaaagtttaaataaaaatgttaaactaaaacaatGACAATGACTTTCCATCAGTTATACCAATCTTTGGTGATATTGTAGATATAAATGTCATTCAATTTTATATCCGTACAATATTGCCTTCCTTAAGGGAGAGGCAATATGTACAGCTCATTCGTGTATTGCAATTCGTGTCCATGGAGCCTGAAGACAATATGTTTAATAGTGGTGAGCGActttttaatccaaaataattactttacagATAAATTTGtgaagtatattaaataaataacctaacataataaataaataaaataaatattattaaatacatataaaataacaaactataaatacccataaaacaaaaacaataatatacaaatgctataCAGCAAATATAAATGctatgtaacaattaaaattaattatgtaacaagtaactatattataaataaatagaataaaatgccTGCAATAACAACAAGCATCCATTATTACCCAAGTTATTCGTATATGCTAAGTAGTGCAATATGACAAATCGAACGTATATGCTTATGACAAGTTCAAGTTCTTTCATTTTGACTTTGTGTTTTTtctagaaaataatttcatttccataTGCTTAAATCAAGTTATAGAAACGTTTTCGATCTGAGTAACTTAAGTGATGTCTGTTCAGCTGTTGGGTGTAAAAAGGAATTTCCAGTTGTATATAATGAGCAGAGCGAGTTGTTCTCATTATTTCCCTAAACAGGTATTGATTTATAtgcattatagctgaatactTATAAtcctaattaaatttcaatattttaaactggtTGAAAA is part of the Homalodisca vitripennis isolate AUS2020 chromosome 8, UT_GWSS_2.1, whole genome shotgun sequence genome and harbors:
- the LOC124367410 gene encoding uncharacterized protein LOC124367410 — its product is MDSLNPYWLNDNYLAQVLRSVEDGAKEVKVIKYRCQRAVPPGANYLSHLFRVSVEYKTDRVKTVSLIIKTPLESGFVREVMEKMRVNTQELKVYNEILPKMYALHSMRISATPFLCPLKSFLVLEDLRENGYKMADRLQQLDFVHCHRFLESLARFHALSVLAQQRHPELFEEFRLHPFFPKDDPEGSKLTMQEQTITIMNRHVDTVEKLEDCERFVGMIRKISIRFWDKMVEITTPGDGLLVLNHGDTWTNNIMFKYNDTGDVVDVKLVDFQLSHLNSFALDIILFWFSSANEVVRDHHREELFEVYRQTLNTTLSELQCNEALSKEDFDLEMKAKAPFAIQVTQGLLGVAMADPQCVQDVTTPETNDALMYCFTQNFKSKYYREVLPRTLAQIEDFGAFQ